One segment of Manihot esculenta cultivar AM560-2 chromosome 4, M.esculenta_v8, whole genome shotgun sequence DNA contains the following:
- the LOC110613781 gene encoding lysM domain-containing GPI-anchored protein 2 isoform X2, producing the protein MALPSAHLLLSLILLLFAALVTTSLSQPFKCATSASCRAVIDYVPSNVTTLSAIETLFSIKNLRTLLGANNFPLSTLPNQTLAAKQTIKIPFSCLCSNGAGISNKKPIYSVQPDDGLDHIAREVYSGLVTYQEIAAVNNISNVNLIFKGQKLWIPLPCSCDEVDGEKVVHYGHVVESGSTLELIAQEYGTTKNTLMRLNSIANDSSLIAGQVLDVPLRACNSSVSNSSLDYPLLVSNGTYVFTANGCMRCSCDSAKDWTLQCQPSGLRPANNTWQTCPSMLCEGLDILSVGNTTAVGCNQTTCDYSGFSNQSILTTLATVNTCPASNPGPDENKSSMIGQRWKFLFISLHLIMLCLHLLW; encoded by the exons ATGGCTCTTCCTTCTGCGCATCTACTTCTCAGTCTAATACTACTCCTCTTTGCTGCTCTCGTCACTACTTCACTGTCGCAGCCCTTCAAATGCGCAACATCCGCCTCCTGCCGCGCTGTGATCGACTATGTCCCTTCAAATGTCACCACACTTTCCGCCATAGAAACCCTCTTTTCCATCAAAAACCTTCGCACCCTCCTCGGCGCTAACAATTTCCCTCTCTCCACCTTACCCAACCAAACTCTAGCAGCTAAGCAGACTATCAAGATCCCCTTCTCTTGCTTGTGCTCCAATGGCGCTGGCATCTCCAATAAGAAACCCATCTACTCCGTCCAACCAGACGACGGCCTTGATCATATAGCCAGGGAGGTGTACTCGGGATTGGTGACGTATCAAGAAATCGCGGCCGTTAATAATATATCGAACGTGAACTTGATTTTTAAAGGGCAGAAGCTATGGATTCCATTACCGTGCAGCTGCGATGAGGTAGATGGAGAGAAAGTGGTCCATTATGGACACGTGGTGGAATCTGGGAGCACGCTGGAGTTGATTGCACAGGAATACGGCACTACTAAAAATACACTTATGAGGCTTAATTCAATTGCTAATGATAGTTCTCTCATCGCTGGTCAAGTTCTTGATGTACCCCTCAGag CTTGCAATTCATCCGTAAGCAATAGCTCGCTAGATTACCCTTTGCTCGTTTCTAATGGCACTTATGTCTTCACTGCTAACGGTTGCATGAGATGCAGTTGTGATTCTGCAAAAGACTGGAC ATTACAATGTCAACCCTCTGGGCTTAGACCAGCTAACAACACCTGGCAAACTTGTCCTTCCATGCTATGTGAAGGGCTAGACATTTTATCCGTTGGAAACACTACTGCCGTAGGCTGCAACCAAACAACCTGTGACTATTCTGGGTTCTCTAACCAAAGCATATTGACAACACTTGCGACAGTAAACACTTGTCCAGCCAGCAATCCAG GTCCTGATGAAAATAAATCTTCGATGATCGGTCAAAGATGGAAGTTCCTTTTCATTTCTCTTCACCTAATTATGCTTTGTCTACATCTTCTTTGGTAA